In Janibacter sp. CX7, a single genomic region encodes these proteins:
- a CDS encoding PH domain-containing protein has protein sequence MDEQPTPPPSLPSVLPLRGDHGAHWHPVSPALARVRRTASTLVLLPVAIAFGVAAALLWPWLVVGTVVVLLVWVWWMWLVGVQVRAMSWAELPEEIAIRRGRMWRRLVTVPYGRIQYVDLSSGPLMRRAGLAAIEVHTASPVSSAGLPGLPAPVAEELRTRLAGRGEAQRAGL, from the coding sequence GTGGACGAGCAGCCGACCCCGCCCCCTTCGCTCCCGTCCGTGCTGCCGCTGCGCGGCGACCACGGCGCGCACTGGCACCCGGTCTCGCCGGCGCTGGCCCGGGTGCGCCGCACCGCGTCGACCCTCGTGCTGCTGCCGGTCGCCATCGCCTTCGGCGTCGCGGCGGCGCTGCTGTGGCCGTGGCTGGTCGTCGGCACGGTCGTGGTGCTCCTCGTGTGGGTCTGGTGGATGTGGCTCGTCGGCGTCCAGGTGCGGGCGATGAGCTGGGCCGAGCTGCCCGAGGAGATCGCCATCCGCCGCGGGCGGATGTGGCGGCGCCTGGTGACCGTGCCCTACGGCCGCATCCAGTACGTCGACCTCAGCTCCGGCCCGCTCATGCGCCGCGCCGGTCTGGCCGCCATCGAGGTGCACACCGCGTCACCGGTCAGCTCCGCCGGCCTGCCCGGTCTGCCGGCGCCCGTCGCCGAGGAGCTGCGCACCCGCCTCGCCGGTCGCGGCGAGGCCCAGCGGGCGGGGCTGTGA